Proteins from a single region of Pseudodesulfovibrio portus:
- a CDS encoding cupin domain-containing protein: MPDKVNLAEKFALFTEQWSHRLVGRINDMDVKLVKIEGEFIWHSHETEDEMFFVTRGRLTMHFRDKDVVVEPGEFIIIPHGVEHKPSCGEETHIMLVEPATTVNTGAEESDFTHTPEAL; the protein is encoded by the coding sequence ATGCCCGACAAGGTCAATCTCGCGGAAAAATTCGCCCTGTTTACCGAGCAGTGGAGCCACAGGCTGGTGGGCCGGATCAACGACATGGACGTCAAGCTGGTCAAGATCGAAGGGGAATTCATCTGGCATTCCCACGAAACCGAAGACGAAATGTTCTTCGTGACCAGGGGACGGCTGACCATGCACTTCCGGGACAAGGATGTGGTCGTGGAGCCGGGGGAATTCATCATCATCCCCCACGGGGTGGAGCACAAGCCCTCCTGCGGGGAAGAGACGCACATCATGCTCGTCGAGCCGGCGACCACCGTCAACACCGGGGCCGAGGAGTCGGACTTCACCCATACTCCCGAAGCTCTTTGA
- a CDS encoding RNA polymerase sigma factor produces MAVQPDETAIIARILAGEVNAYEELMHRHESYIARLVSAHVPGDQVPEVAHEAFVRAYRSLSGYSPTAPFRNWLTTIALRSCHDFWRAAYRRRESPASGLSEDGRRFIETALATRSREEFERLARQTEARQILDLVLDRLKPLDRMIITLTYLEERTVSETAAMLGISVPNAKVRAFRAKRQLKSFLKRHGIQGGEA; encoded by the coding sequence ATGGCCGTACAGCCCGACGAGACAGCGATTATCGCCAGGATACTGGCCGGAGAGGTGAACGCCTACGAGGAACTCATGCACAGGCATGAGTCTTACATAGCGCGCCTCGTCTCGGCCCATGTTCCCGGCGATCAGGTGCCGGAGGTGGCGCACGAGGCCTTTGTCCGGGCTTACCGGTCGCTGTCCGGCTACTCGCCCACCGCGCCGTTCCGCAACTGGCTGACGACCATCGCCCTGCGCAGTTGCCACGACTTCTGGAGGGCGGCGTACCGGCGAAGGGAATCGCCGGCAAGCGGTCTGAGCGAAGACGGCCGACGGTTCATCGAAACCGCCCTGGCAACGCGGTCCAGGGAGGAATTCGAGCGGCTCGCCCGGCAGACCGAGGCGCGCCAGATACTCGACCTCGTGCTCGACCGGCTGAAGCCTCTGGACAGGATGATCATCACCCTGACCTACCTGGAGGAAAGGACCGTCAGCGAGACCGCGGCGATGCTCGGCATCAGCGTGCCCAACGCCAAGGTGCGGGCCTTCCGGGCCAAGAGACAACTGAAGAGCTTCTTGAAACGACACGGCATCCAAGGAGGGGAAGCATGA
- a CDS encoding COG3415 family protein translates to MTDIAMHAVKGGMPMKEAAEAAGVHRTTLWRALQKAKTATEQLERVRGGRKREALEMLLSKQMELIYNALERLPPEELDKQGASFLKDLARTGTVNMGILIDKIAKSEEAGEGGTTIIINVPDSPARDGEQVEQPAEDQTTQAAPTVEVKI, encoded by the coding sequence ATGACAGACATCGCAATGCACGCCGTCAAAGGCGGTATGCCCATGAAGGAAGCAGCCGAGGCAGCCGGGGTACACCGGACAACTTTATGGCGTGCGCTTCAGAAGGCTAAAACTGCCACAGAACAGCTTGAGCGTGTGCGAGGCGGCAGGAAGCGGGAAGCGCTTGAAATGCTTCTCTCGAAGCAAATGGAGTTGATCTACAATGCCCTGGAGAGACTTCCCCCTGAAGAACTGGACAAACAAGGGGCCTCATTCCTCAAGGACCTTGCCAGGACTGGCACCGTTAACATGGGCATCCTGATTGATAAGATCGCTAAGAGCGAGGAGGCAGGGGAAGGTGGCACGACCATCATTATCAACGTACCCGACTCCCCAGCCCGTGATGGCGAACAAGTCGAACAACCAGCCGAGGACCAAACCACCCAGGCCGCGCCCACCGTTGAGGTGAAAATCTAA
- a CDS encoding HigA family addiction module antitoxin, which translates to MANLAPIHPGEILLEEFMAPLGLSRNKLSQALCIPAQRVGQIVMGHRGITVDTAIRLAHFFGTTPEFWLNLQQRYDLESAKEGALIERVEREVRTCEELQLCA; encoded by the coding sequence ATGGCAAACCTTGCACCAATTCATCCGGGAGAAATCCTTTTGGAAGAGTTCATGGCTCCGCTCGGATTGAGCCGGAACAAGCTTTCACAGGCTCTTTGCATACCGGCACAACGTGTTGGGCAAATCGTTATGGGCCACAGGGGGATAACCGTTGACACGGCGATACGCCTCGCTCATTTTTTTGGCACAACCCCTGAGTTCTGGCTGAACCTTCAACAGCGGTATGATCTTGAATCCGCCAAAGAAGGAGCCTTGATAGAACGGGTTGAACGTGAAGTCAGGACGTGTGAAGAACTCCAACTCTGCGCATAA
- a CDS encoding type II toxin-antitoxin system RelE/ParE family toxin codes for MIKSFNNKTTEALFNREVPKGFPEDLAKRAYRKLLIIDAAFKLNDLRVPPGNRLEALSGNRRGQHSIRINDQFRICFKWKNNHAYQVEITDYH; via the coding sequence GTGATCAAGTCATTCAACAACAAAACGACTGAAGCCCTCTTCAATAGGGAGGTGCCGAAAGGCTTCCCGGAGGACTTAGCGAAAAGGGCTTACCGCAAATTATTAATTATTGACGCGGCGTTTAAATTGAACGACTTGAGGGTGCCGCCGGGGAATCGCCTTGAGGCTCTTTCTGGCAATCGACGGGGGCAGCACAGCATAAGGATAAACGATCAATTCAGGATATGCTTTAAGTGGAAGAACAACCACGCATATCAAGTCGAGATAACCGACTACCACTAG
- a CDS encoding recombinase family protein — protein MKAYGYLRVSGAGQIDGDGFTRQQEEIERHAKTAGIEIVRYYREEGVRGTTSETDRPAFQEMVSAILKNGVRTIVIEGMDRLAREYRIQESLVIYLASKGITLISARTGEDVTEAMQADPMRKALIQMQGIFSELEKSMLVKKLRAARERVKQKTGKCEGRKSLKEAKPDTWKEIKRLYRKPRLGERRTYKQIAEALNAGGHTTMAGKPFTAGNLQQIIWREQQE, from the coding sequence ATGAAGGCATACGGATATTTACGAGTGAGCGGAGCCGGTCAGATCGACGGTGACGGATTTACCCGCCAGCAAGAAGAGATCGAGCGCCACGCCAAAACAGCCGGGATTGAAATTGTGCGATACTACCGAGAGGAAGGAGTGAGGGGCACAACCAGTGAGACAGACCGGCCCGCCTTCCAGGAAATGGTATCCGCAATCTTGAAAAACGGCGTCCGCACAATCGTCATAGAGGGCATGGACCGCCTAGCCCGTGAGTACCGTATCCAGGAAAGTCTGGTTATCTATCTCGCCTCCAAGGGGATCACACTTATCTCTGCCAGGACCGGCGAGGACGTAACCGAGGCCATGCAAGCCGATCCCATGCGAAAGGCCCTTATCCAGATGCAGGGCATATTCTCAGAACTTGAAAAGTCGATGCTGGTGAAGAAACTGAGGGCGGCCCGTGAGCGGGTGAAGCAAAAGACCGGCAAGTGCGAGGGGCGCAAGAGCCTGAAAGAGGCCAAGCCCGACACCTGGAAAGAGATCAAGCGACTGTACCGTAAACCGAGACTCGGAGAACGGAGGACATACAAACAGATTGCCGAGGCCCTAAACGCCGGAGGTCATACCACAATGGCGGGTAAGCCTTTCACAGCGGGCAATCTCCAACAAATTATTTGGAGGGAACAGCAAGAGTAG
- a CDS encoding helix-turn-helix domain-containing protein, whose protein sequence is MFDYLASLGFRPSLRGGGRPRRLTECHIPDIQDRLNRGQRQKDIARDYGCSPRTVSRFIHRHQLRRDNTHMNGTRENERLLARLARQYAGRHYYILKNQKFNDADRQELESRFMGKVADTLRAFVPGCLRKGQKHEASIKTYFFRVCENTAQDYRQELADALNEREFDSGYDIIEKAVPRYTAYCFDCKTSWKWSDHPKILRRGVCPWCGSKKGKRLGKAGS, encoded by the coding sequence ATGTTTGATTACTTGGCTTCGCTAGGGTTTCGACCCTCTCTCCGGGGCGGTGGCCGCCCGCGCCGACTGACAGAATGTCATATCCCCGACATTCAAGACCGTCTCAACCGTGGGCAGCGCCAAAAGGACATAGCTCGCGATTACGGATGCAGTCCGAGAACGGTTAGCCGGTTCATTCATCGGCACCAACTTCGGCGAGACAACACGCACATGAACGGCACCCGCGAGAATGAGCGATTACTTGCGCGACTTGCCCGACAGTATGCAGGACGACACTACTACATTCTCAAGAATCAAAAATTCAATGACGCTGACCGACAGGAACTTGAATCACGGTTCATGGGCAAGGTCGCGGACACGCTACGAGCGTTTGTCCCCGGTTGCCTGCGGAAGGGACAGAAGCATGAGGCTAGCATCAAGACATATTTTTTCAGGGTGTGTGAAAATACGGCACAGGACTACCGCCAGGAGCTAGCGGACGCCCTCAATGAGCGTGAGTTCGATTCGGGCTATGACATCATCGAGAAGGCCGTGCCCAGATATACGGCTTATTGCTTCGACTGTAAGACCTCATGGAAATGGAGCGATCACCCCAAGATTCTACGGCGTGGGGTTTGTCCCTGGTGTGGGAGTAAGAAAGGGAAAAGGTTGGGGAAAGCAGGAAGCTAG
- a CDS encoding helix-turn-helix domain-containing protein → MMSLMNEKKAAECLGLSVGTLRNWRCNSEGPSYLKLGGAVRYRPEDLKAYVEENLVTHLGA, encoded by the coding sequence ATGATGAGCCTGATGAATGAGAAGAAAGCGGCGGAGTGTTTGGGCCTGAGCGTGGGCACGCTTCGGAATTGGCGGTGTAACTCCGAAGGCCCTTCCTATCTGAAGCTGGGGGGTGCGGTTCGGTATCGGCCTGAAGATTTGAAAGCATATGTGGAAGAAAATTTGGTCACACATCTGGGGGCGTGA
- a CDS encoding tyrosine-type recombinase/integrase produces MPKQRRYKTDYPGVFYVMGSHVVTGQPERIYYIRYRRDGKMVEEKVGRQKQNKMTEAKASRIRAKKIDGEVLPNSEQREAVRASRVNRWTLSKLWDEYREQRVDYKGEVADKSRFTKHLEPEFGDLSPDEITTADVDRFRLRLLRSKSPQTVKLCLALFKRLVLFGARKGLTSMPAPAKLHIEMPHVDNEKTEDLTDEQLKALLKAMDEDHHVDAVGMMKMALFTGMRRGELFKLKWADIDFNRGFIFLEDPKGGVGKKIPLNAGTRELLEKHERRGSPFVFPGPSGGQRKDIRGPINRIKRRAGLPDDFRPLHGLRHAYASMLASSGKVDLFTLQNLLTHSTPGMTKRYAHLRDEALKNGAAVVDDLLKEAASK; encoded by the coding sequence ATGCCCAAGCAACGACGATACAAGACGGATTATCCTGGCGTGTTCTATGTCATGGGCTCTCATGTTGTGACGGGTCAGCCTGAGAGGATCTATTACATTCGGTATCGCCGTGACGGGAAAATGGTCGAGGAGAAGGTTGGCCGCCAGAAACAAAACAAAATGACCGAGGCCAAGGCTTCACGGATACGTGCCAAGAAAATTGACGGCGAGGTGTTGCCAAATTCGGAACAGCGAGAGGCGGTCAGGGCATCCAGGGTTAATCGATGGACTTTGTCGAAGCTGTGGGACGAATACAGAGAGCAGAGGGTGGACTATAAGGGCGAGGTCGCTGATAAGAGCCGGTTCACCAAACATCTTGAGCCTGAGTTCGGCGATCTGTCTCCCGATGAAATTACGACAGCCGATGTAGATAGATTCCGTTTGCGTCTCTTGAGGTCGAAGTCTCCCCAGACAGTAAAACTGTGTCTGGCCCTTTTTAAACGGTTAGTTCTGTTTGGTGCTCGGAAGGGCCTTACCTCGATGCCAGCCCCAGCAAAGCTTCATATTGAAATGCCCCATGTGGACAATGAGAAGACCGAAGACCTGACCGACGAACAACTTAAGGCGCTTCTCAAGGCTATGGATGAAGATCATCACGTTGATGCTGTGGGCATGATGAAAATGGCCCTGTTCACTGGTATGAGGCGCGGGGAGTTGTTTAAGCTTAAATGGGCTGACATAGATTTCAACCGAGGATTTATTTTCCTCGAAGATCCGAAGGGCGGGGTGGGGAAGAAGATACCGCTCAATGCTGGCACCCGTGAACTCCTTGAAAAGCACGAGCGCAGGGGAAGCCCATTTGTGTTTCCCGGGCCAAGTGGGGGGCAGCGAAAGGACATCCGTGGGCCGATTAATCGAATTAAAAGGCGGGCGGGCTTGCCGGATGATTTTCGGCCACTTCATGGTCTTCGGCACGCCTACGCCTCAATGCTGGCGAGTTCCGGCAAGGTCGATCTGTTCACGCTCCAAAATCTCCTTACACACAGCACGCCAGGCATGACCAAGCGGTATGCCCACCTTCGGGATGAGGCATTAAAAAATGGTGCGGCTGTCGTTGACGACCTGCTTAAAGAGGCCGCCTCCAAGTAG
- a CDS encoding PAS domain-containing sensor histidine kinase, translating into MIAENTLYTLLILLGAILVALVADLIRRRKAEDSLKDRVHILTTLADSIPSPIFYKDREGIYQGCNTAFLNMLGRTREEVVGKSVYDISPKHLAEVYEKADNDLLRKGGVQRYETQVKFADGSIHEMFFTKSVFHDEKSEVAGLLGVMLDITERKKAEEKLRLAHETLERKVEERTHKLKEAEKESRTKSDFLNTVINSINHGIVVIDAKDHTIKLANKAASGGRSTEGMHCFELLHNRGTPCVEDVGLCPMHQVTKTGEPCTTMHNHTSPDGEPRFVEIHTYPVFDENGEVVQIIDNIMDVTSRRLAEKALMDAKDLAESTNQHMSEFLDTVSHELRTPMTSVQGFSKLIQKSFCDRFAPITSENATLRKAADRIEQNLAIVISESERMVSLINDQLDLSKLQSGRIDWKMTRLAPAELIERTLKAVTPLFSEDDISLISEVEEGLPMLTGDPDRLMQVLINLISNAAKFTQEGTVRCRVAREGEGVLFAVSDTGIGIPEDQIDHIFNKFKQVQNDITGKPAGTGLGLPISKEIVQHHGGRIWAESVFGEGSTFYVSLPAEENKPPEGADAP; encoded by the coding sequence ATGATAGCCGAAAACACCCTATATACCCTGCTCATCCTGCTGGGAGCCATCCTGGTCGCCCTTGTCGCCGATCTCATCAGACGCCGGAAGGCCGAGGACAGTCTGAAAGACCGGGTCCACATCTTGACCACCCTGGCCGACAGTATCCCGAGTCCAATCTTCTACAAAGACCGCGAAGGGATATACCAAGGATGCAACACGGCATTTCTGAACATGCTCGGGCGGACCAGAGAAGAGGTCGTCGGCAAATCGGTCTACGACATCTCCCCCAAGCATCTGGCCGAAGTATACGAGAAGGCGGACAACGACCTGCTCCGCAAGGGCGGCGTCCAGCGGTACGAAACGCAGGTTAAATTCGCGGACGGGTCCATTCACGAGATGTTCTTCACCAAGAGCGTCTTTCACGACGAAAAAAGCGAAGTGGCAGGCCTTCTGGGAGTGATGCTCGACATCACGGAACGGAAAAAGGCCGAGGAAAAGCTCCGGCTCGCCCACGAGACGCTTGAGCGGAAGGTCGAGGAACGTACGCACAAACTCAAGGAAGCGGAAAAGGAAAGCCGCACCAAGAGCGACTTTCTCAATACGGTCATCAACTCGATCAATCACGGGATCGTGGTCATCGACGCCAAGGACCACACCATCAAGCTCGCGAACAAGGCCGCCAGCGGCGGTCGGTCCACCGAGGGAATGCATTGCTTCGAACTGCTCCACAACCGGGGCACCCCCTGCGTTGAGGACGTTGGCCTGTGCCCCATGCATCAAGTCACCAAAACGGGCGAGCCGTGCACGACCATGCACAACCACACCTCGCCCGACGGGGAGCCGCGCTTCGTCGAGATACACACCTACCCCGTCTTCGACGAGAACGGGGAAGTTGTTCAGATCATCGACAACATCATGGACGTCACGTCCCGCAGGCTGGCCGAGAAGGCCCTCATGGACGCCAAGGACCTGGCGGAGTCGACCAACCAGCACATGTCCGAGTTCCTGGACACCGTCTCCCATGAATTGCGCACCCCCATGACATCGGTCCAGGGCTTCTCCAAACTCATCCAGAAGTCGTTTTGCGACAGGTTCGCGCCCATCACGTCGGAAAACGCCACCCTGCGCAAGGCGGCCGACCGGATCGAGCAGAACCTGGCCATCGTCATTTCAGAGAGCGAACGAATGGTCTCGCTGATAAACGACCAGCTCGACCTGTCCAAACTCCAATCCGGCCGCATCGACTGGAAAATGACCCGTCTGGCCCCTGCGGAGCTGATCGAACGAACCCTGAAGGCGGTCACTCCGCTCTTCTCGGAAGACGACATCTCCTTGATCTCGGAGGTGGAGGAAGGGCTGCCCATGCTGACCGGCGACCCCGACCGGCTGATGCAGGTGTTGATAAACCTGATCTCCAATGCCGCGAAGTTCACCCAGGAAGGGACCGTCCGGTGCAGGGTCGCCCGGGAGGGCGAGGGCGTCCTGTTTGCCGTGAGCGACACAGGAATCGGCATACCCGAAGATCAGATCGACCACATCTTCAACAAGTTCAAGCAGGTACAGAACGATATCACCGGAAAACCCGCAGGAACGGGACTCGGCCTGCCCATCTCCAAGGAGATCGTCCAGCATCATGGCGGCAGGATATGGGCCGAAAGCGTCTTCGGCGAAGGCAGCACCTTCTACGTCAGCCTGCCCGCGGAAGAGAATAAGCCTCCGGAAGGCGCGGACGCCCCCTGA
- a CDS encoding 4Fe-4S dicluster domain-containing protein produces MKQLSIMVDLDRCIGCKTCIVACRNHHGLIDHEYDMPGEIPYYLRVESKSEGKFPEIKEDSWVVMCQHCKKTPCAKGCEEGAITKDVQTGIVLFDREKCTGCGECVEKCPYKVIQFNEKENYAHKCNLCYDRVTHGLDPVCVETCLTNALTFGEKEILLMQADAAGKQVIKKLSAQSIVYVKTP; encoded by the coding sequence ATGAAACAGCTCAGCATAATGGTTGATCTTGATCGCTGTATCGGGTGCAAGACCTGCATCGTGGCCTGCCGGAACCACCACGGGTTGATCGACCACGAATACGATATGCCCGGAGAAATCCCCTACTATCTCCGCGTGGAGTCCAAAAGCGAAGGGAAGTTCCCGGAGATCAAGGAAGACTCGTGGGTGGTCATGTGCCAGCACTGCAAGAAGACCCCGTGCGCCAAGGGGTGCGAAGAAGGGGCCATCACCAAGGACGTGCAGACCGGCATCGTGCTTTTTGACCGCGAAAAATGTACCGGTTGCGGCGAGTGTGTCGAGAAATGCCCGTACAAGGTCATTCAGTTCAACGAGAAAGAGAATTACGCCCACAAGTGCAATCTCTGCTACGACCGCGTCACCCACGGTCTGGACCCGGTGTGCGTGGAAACCTGCCTGACCAACGCCCTGACCTTTGGGGAAAAGGAAATCCTCCTCATGCAGGCGGATGCGGCGGGCAAGCAGGTGATCAAGAAATTGAGCGCCCAATCCATCGTCTATGTGAAAACGCCGTAG
- a CDS encoding molybdopterin-containing oxidoreductase family protein produces MSGDGWIPTVCYQCKAECAILARVEGGVVKEVKGNPRARGKACVKGMAGITSLYSNERLKYPMKRVGERGSGEFERITWDEAMDIMETKLTELRDRGEAHKFTYSMFPHSVTDPKWRFVNACGGFISTGLPHCDSAKIMAHMHTFGCFPNHHIAPMYYAVPKGGLMILSGRHPFGCLDDACVPSHILDAKERGAKLIVIDPIFRAEAAKADWWIPIKPGGDAALFLGVSNYLLANDLYDKEFCDKWVQEGDMDGLKAHLKDMTPEAMSKICGVPAGDIIKLARMAAEAPSACIDAFKSIMYGNGMDWGHAWSIFLVITGNLDNPGGQPLPEIAPMAPVEPVPPAPDVTELGYHRTGPDRSQFDSYKFFLQPTWYAAQAIKDDTLKVFFASECNPALSEMGSGEWRKAVTMKDENGDYKLELLVVTEIMPSETMKWADLVLPDQTNFERWEMLYMPWWYNYGHCAALCQPVVEPIGESRHANRVFIDLGKRMFPEYFAFKDDVDYYDIELAGVGMSVKKLQENGGLWSPGTVGFRKYEDAGKFNTPSGKIELKWNMYKDIGREWPSPELPLEYRRGEDEFPFVLVNFRTIYLNNTGAWSQNNAQLRDPVSGLDANPCLLNPIDAERLGVKSGDVVTMESNSGQVKLPVELTEKIIPGCAGIIHGFGQTMGKVACRGSWVSDNELISDAGTTLDEQDLRGGEAHVTTRVRIYK; encoded by the coding sequence ATGTCTGGAGATGGGTGGATCCCAACCGTTTGTTATCAATGCAAGGCTGAATGCGCCATTCTCGCCCGCGTGGAAGGCGGGGTCGTCAAGGAAGTGAAGGGCAACCCCCGCGCACGCGGCAAGGCCTGCGTCAAGGGGATGGCCGGCATCACCTCCCTGTACTCCAACGAGCGGCTCAAATATCCCATGAAGCGCGTCGGCGAACGCGGCAGCGGCGAGTTCGAGCGCATCACCTGGGACGAGGCCATGGACATCATGGAGACGAAGCTGACCGAGCTGCGTGATCGCGGCGAGGCGCACAAGTTCACCTATTCGATGTTCCCGCACTCCGTGACCGACCCCAAGTGGCGGTTCGTCAATGCCTGCGGGGGATTCATCTCCACGGGACTGCCGCATTGCGATTCGGCCAAGATCATGGCCCACATGCATACTTTCGGCTGCTTCCCGAACCACCACATCGCGCCCATGTACTATGCGGTTCCCAAGGGCGGCCTGATGATCCTGTCCGGCCGTCATCCCTTCGGCTGCCTGGACGACGCCTGCGTGCCGTCCCACATCCTGGACGCCAAGGAACGCGGCGCCAAACTCATCGTCATCGACCCCATCTTCCGGGCCGAGGCGGCCAAGGCGGACTGGTGGATTCCCATCAAGCCGGGCGGCGACGCGGCGCTCTTCCTCGGCGTTTCCAACTATCTGCTCGCCAACGATCTCTACGACAAGGAATTCTGCGACAAGTGGGTTCAGGAAGGCGACATGGACGGCCTCAAGGCGCATCTCAAGGATATGACGCCCGAGGCCATGAGCAAAATCTGCGGCGTACCCGCCGGCGACATCATCAAGCTGGCCAGGATGGCGGCAGAGGCCCCCAGCGCCTGTATCGACGCCTTCAAGTCCATCATGTACGGCAACGGCATGGACTGGGGCCACGCGTGGTCCATCTTCCTGGTCATCACCGGCAACCTGGACAACCCCGGCGGCCAGCCCCTGCCGGAAATCGCGCCCATGGCCCCGGTGGAGCCGGTCCCTCCGGCACCGGACGTCACGGAACTCGGCTATCACCGCACCGGTCCGGACCGCTCGCAGTTCGATAGCTACAAGTTCTTCCTGCAGCCCACGTGGTACGCGGCCCAGGCCATCAAGGACGACACCCTCAAGGTGTTCTTCGCCTCCGAGTGCAATCCCGCCCTGTCCGAGATGGGGTCCGGCGAATGGCGCAAGGCCGTGACCATGAAGGACGAGAACGGCGACTACAAGCTGGAACTGCTGGTGGTCACCGAGATCATGCCGTCCGAGACCATGAAGTGGGCGGACCTGGTCCTGCCCGACCAGACCAACTTCGAGCGCTGGGAAATGCTGTACATGCCGTGGTGGTACAACTACGGCCACTGCGCCGCCCTGTGCCAGCCCGTGGTGGAGCCCATCGGCGAATCCCGCCACGCCAACCGCGTGTTCATCGACCTCGGCAAACGGATGTTCCCCGAATACTTCGCCTTCAAGGACGACGTCGACTACTACGACATCGAGCTTGCCGGTGTGGGCATGTCCGTGAAGAAGCTGCAGGAGAACGGCGGTCTCTGGAGCCCCGGGACCGTGGGATTCCGCAAGTACGAGGACGCGGGCAAATTCAATACCCCTTCCGGCAAGATCGAGCTGAAGTGGAACATGTACAAGGATATCGGCCGGGAATGGCCCAGCCCGGAACTGCCCCTGGAATACCGCCGGGGCGAGGACGAGTTCCCCTTTGTCCTGGTCAACTTCCGCACCATCTACCTGAACAACACCGGCGCCTGGTCGCAGAACAACGCCCAGCTGCGCGACCCCGTGTCGGGCCTGGACGCCAACCCCTGCCTGCTCAACCCCATCGACGCCGAAAGGCTCGGCGTGAAGAGCGGCGACGTGGTGACCATGGAATCCAACTCGGGTCAGGTCAAGCTCCCGGTCGAACTGACGGAAAAGATCATCCCCGGCTGCGCGGGCATCATTCACGGCTTTGGCCAGACAATGGGCAAGGTGGCGTGTCGCGGTTCGTGGGTGAGCGACAACGAGCTCATCTCCGACGCCGGTACGACCTTGGACGAGCAGGATCTCCGGGGCGGTGAAGCCCACGTTACCACCCGGGTCAGGATCTACAAATAA
- a CDS encoding formate/nitrite transporter family protein codes for MPLNAEEHILGVADVCSKKWDMLAERPLAFLLSAFAGGAFVCFGAMLALAVSAGVPQNLAPGLANLLMGLVFMFSLVLIMFSGMTLVTADMAYGLVGVFQSRISWASFVWGVFVGYVGNFAGSMAFMWIMSKGGGYHALPWLMRAHDIGVAKTGETAMEIFVMGIICTWTLQSAAILFMKTNDDLSKIVLAAYGPLAFVAGMNEHCIANIGFLAVPLFQQDLWLTAVSGMESVKPVLMHWGFGRYGWAHNQLFTVMGNGVGGTLFVAVVFQLVADPLKLQQLYRNRASDLGSDTTS; via the coding sequence ATGCCTCTCAATGCTGAAGAACACATCCTCGGAGTTGCCGACGTCTGCTCCAAGAAATGGGACATGCTCGCGGAACGGCCGCTGGCGTTCCTGCTGTCGGCCTTTGCCGGGGGAGCCTTTGTCTGTTTCGGGGCCATGCTGGCGCTGGCGGTCTCGGCCGGTGTGCCGCAGAACCTCGCGCCGGGGTTGGCCAACCTGCTCATGGGGCTGGTCTTCATGTTCTCGCTGGTCCTGATCATGTTCAGCGGCATGACCCTGGTGACGGCGGACATGGCCTACGGGCTGGTCGGCGTATTCCAGAGCCGCATTTCGTGGGCCAGTTTTGTTTGGGGGGTGTTTGTCGGGTATGTGGGCAATTTCGCCGGGTCCATGGCCTTCATGTGGATCATGAGCAAGGGGGGCGGGTACCACGCCCTGCCGTGGCTCATGCGCGCCCATGACATCGGCGTGGCCAAGACGGGTGAGACGGCCATGGAGATTTTCGTCATGGGCATCATCTGTACCTGGACCCTGCAATCCGCAGCCATCCTGTTCATGAAAACCAACGACGACCTGAGCAAGATCGTTCTGGCCGCCTACGGCCCCCTGGCCTTTGTGGCGGGCATGAACGAGCACTGCATCGCCAACATAGGCTTTCTGGCCGTCCCGCTCTTCCAGCAGGACCTGTGGCTCACGGCGGTCTCCGGCATGGAGAGCGTGAAGCCGGTCCTCATGCACTGGGGGTTCGGTCGATACGGATGGGCGCACAACCAGCTCTTCACCGTCATGGGCAACGGCGTGGGCGGGACCCTGTTCGTGGCCGTTGTTTTCCAGTTGGTGGCGGACCCGCTCAAGTTGCAGCAACTGTACCGCAACCGGGCATCCGACCTCGGGTCGGATACGACGTCATAA